In the genome of Phragmites australis chromosome 9, lpPhrAust1.1, whole genome shotgun sequence, the window AGCTCATGTACTTTAATGAAAGGAaaatagaaattttttattagatatttgATCACATAGGATCGTCCAGTTCCTATAGAATCTATCATTAAAATACCCGATAGGGCTAAGCGGAACAAAAAGGATTTTTCATAAAATGGTAAATGAAAACGATTAACTCTAGATTTGGAAATAAGTGATTGTCTGATAATAAGTAAGGAATATACGTTTTTCTGCTAAAGAGAATCTATTAAACTCATAATTTATTAGATACTTGTTAGCAATATCAATTAGGTATCATAAGTAAATGAATCCTAATTGTTCAATCCTTCGATAACCAAGTCATTCTTTGCTAAACAAATAATCACTATGAGTTAACTCAATATAATTGGATCCATTCCAAATAGCGAGAATTAGGATTCTCGATTCCTCTCGATATCTCTTTCAATTTGAGTATCTAGAGAGGTGTTTTCACAATCATCTTTGAATATTTTCGATTTTATTTTTCTGCTACATTTTGCGGTTAATGTAAAGAAATTTTCAAATGCAAGGTGGCACAGACTGCACAACTGCAAATGCAAATGCCGAGGACAAATCCATGAACTCACGCAACGTGAGCACATGTCTCcacttgagttcaacatgtttCTGAGGAAAGATTATTGAGCCAACTTCTTGATCTCCATATGACACTGCAACATCCATCTGAATTGCATAAGGAGAGTGATTTACTCTGTATGGATAGGTCCAATTTTAGTTCAAATCTGAAAAGTCGCATGCATATAAGCACTTTATTTGAGTCTGTCTATTAGCCAACGTCTCTCAATCGATTAGCCTCTTGTTATCCTTAGTGGGTGAAATTACAGTTTTGGTTCACCCCATATACGTACCTGTAATGGTCAcccatttttaaaaataaataaatatataaggAATAACAAACTCTTGAATTCAGCATGTTCTACGTCCTAGGTTTTGCTCTATCTTGAAACAAGTGATTACTTTTCCGAAATTCTAATTCACAAATTTACAGATAAAAATGTACGAAAAACACTCTCCGCAGCAACTCCGCTACTGTCTATGTTCATAGGAATTAGTATATCAAGAATACCAATCAGACTACTGAAGTTACGTTGGATTCTAATAATGACAAAAATTGTACTTCTACTATCTGCGCTTAAATGACACAGTCAATGAGGATATTATTAGTACTTCGCCGTATTTCAGCATTTCATGAAAGGCATATTTGTTTGACTGGCCATGTGATAGTACGAAAATGAGCCATCTTCAATTCAACAAATACCATACAACAAAAATGTAATAACATTGGCATCCATCCATCGACATTATGCAGTATAAGAAGTTATGTCACATGGTGAAGCTCCGAATATCCCAACTTGATTTGAAATATGTACGAGATGGAATTCACATAAACCAAATCAAATATTCTCTCAACGGGTCATTTCCTGTTTCTTGCCCCCTCAGATTAAGTCCGAAAGTTTACGGCGCAGCCCGGCTTAATTTAATACAATGGGTTTTCCATCTTTTCTTACAAGCAACTCAGATTCCAAATTAACTCGGATTCTCGCAGTGAGGGGCTACATCCGAGGTGTGTGCATTTGCCGATATGAAGAGCCCTCAGGCGATCTATTCTCAGGTGATGACCTGCCGACACCGATCCATTGCCCAAATAGTCTCCTTGGTGCAGATGTGGGCTCTGGTGTGCTGTGAGACTGCTGTGAGGTCCACCAGCTTGTCTCGCAGTTCACCGGCATCAACGGGTATGGTGCGAATCGGTCACGCTCCCAAGCGTAGAACCGGTTTCCCCCCACATCATCAGTCTCCATTGAACTATGGCCAGAGGAACCTGGAGGGAACAGGGAAAAGGTGGGGTTCTCAGATAGAGGTGTAGGGGCAGGTCGCATGCTTCCCGACCTATGAGCCCCAGCAAATAGACTAGATGATGAATTCTGCTGGTACTGCTCGTTGATGCTGCCATGAGCCCTCATGAATTGCGGCATCAGAGGAGGAACATTGGGAGCTCTAGATCTAGAACCAGATCTGCAAACAAAAAAGATCATCATAACTGCTGCATTGAAATTGGTAAAACAGAGCTGGATTGTATGGCAATAGTTTATGTTGTAACAATGTAGTTTTTAACTCTGAATTAATTCTCCAAAACTTGTTATGTTAGTTAAAAACCCACAGGAAATTTTGAATAAAGCAGACAAGGTATTGCACTAATGTAACAGCAAGAAATATGGACAGGAAACATATGGCAACATTCATAGGGTAATATATGCTACCAGCCAGAGCTTTCCACTGTTATTTTAGATCATTTTATTAAAATGATGCATGTTATGATCAAGTACAATGCAAGAATTTGGAATTTTCTCTTTCAATAGCAAAGTCATACAATAACTCGTGAGAAAGAACATAGACTAGAATTTACCCATTGCTGAAGTACGATGGAGAAACAACAGATGCTCGACGTTGGCTATCACCATCAACCCTCGCAGCCCTTGTTCCAAAAGGGATTCCTGACTGCTCGGTCACACCGTTATTGCTGTTGGGTTGAGCATAGGAATGGGGCATGTGCGCCCAAAGATTATGATGGAAATCAGCGGGTGGCACTGCTTGC includes:
- the LOC133928468 gene encoding E3 ubiquitin-protein ligase IPI1-like, giving the protein MGAGAEPKDMAAVGAVEEEGSGKKEKAAAVSCSICLDAVVAVGGERSTARLQCGHEFHLDCIGSAFNAKGVMQCPNCRKIEKGNWLYANGSRPAQDVNMDEWAHDEDLYDVSYSEMPFRFHWCPFGRLPQLPSLFEEGESSPPVTFHDFMGQHVFTEHVAVSAGPGTTHPCPYVAYLHPLPPLASSSSSHVPERTMDRPAYHDHWSPLAGPSDGRQVQAVPPADFHHNLWAHMPHSYAQPNSNNGVTEQSGIPFGTRAARVDGDSQRRASVVSPSYFSNGSGSRSRAPNVPPLMPQFMRAHGSINEQYQQNSSSSLFAGAHRSGSMRPAPTPLSENPTFSLFPPGSSGHSSMETDDVGGNRFYAWERDRFAPYPLMPVNCETSWWTSQQSHSTPEPTSAPRRLFGQWIGVGRSSPENRSPEGSSYRQMHTPRM